A stretch of Prunus dulcis chromosome 6, ALMONDv2, whole genome shotgun sequence DNA encodes these proteins:
- the LOC117633123 gene encoding uncharacterized protein LOC117633123 isoform X2 — protein MVETQDQRQHLAQSKSIGRCTVSCIFVFLTQLVLSLVPRFFSASSFLTQLALSALLLLLFLGFGGWCRRRLLQVRASAPAFVFFNILFIWGFYVSVIRQAVPLLNDAVFSGEVVFLVIGLYSILTSDPGIVTYGSASSDQPLNSSVSQVDNHDEELELPCHESTEGSGLGTRVRYCRSCKAYIKGLDHHCPAFGNCIVAAKSGILDRPSMEPTLSENLAVSTILFMILQLVWQVVFVIWHIYCVCVNIRTDEWIKWKKYPEFQLLVQPQPGQSFANFRFRNPYDKGILQNVEEFLALRA, from the exons ATGGTTGAAACACAAGATCAAAGACAGCACTTGGCTCAGTCCAAGTCAATTGGTCGTTGCACAGTGTCCTGTATCTTCGTCTTCCTCACTCAATTGGTCCTCTCTTTGGTCCCCCGCTTCTTCTCTGCCTCATCCTTTCTCACCCAACTCGCGCTCTCAGCTCTACTGCTTCTGCtgtttctgggttttggtGGATGGTGCAGAAGGAGGCTTCTTCAAGTCCGTGCTTCAGCTCCGGCTTTCGTTTTCTTCAACATTCTCTTTATTTGGGGCTTTTACGTCTCTGTTATCAGACAAG CTGTGCCACTActaaacgacgccgttttcaGCGGTGAGGTTGTGTTCCTCGTCATTGGTCTCTATAG TATACTTACAAGTGACCCTGGCATTGTAACATATGGGTCTGCCTCTTCAGACCAACCTTTGAATAGTTCAGTTTCTCAAGTTGATAATCATGATGAG GAGTTGGAGCTTCCATGTCATGAATCAACTGAA GGTTCTGGTTTGGGGACGAGGGTACGATATTGCAGAAGCTGCAAGGCATACATAAAAGGTCTTGACCACCATTGTCCTGCTTTTGGGAACTGTATAG TTGCTGCCAAATCCGGGATCTTAGATAGACCCAGCATGGAG CCTACTCTTTCTGAAAATTTAGCTGTTAGCACAATTCTGTTCATGATTCTCCAACTGGTATGGCAG GTGGTGTTTGTGATATGGCATATATATTGTGTATGCGTCAACATCAGAACTGATGAGTGG aTAAAATGGAAGAAGTATCCAGAGTTCCAACTACTTGTTCAACCCCAGCCAG GGCAAAGCTTTGCGAATTTTAGGTTCAGGAATCCGTATGACAAAGGCATTCTACAGAATGTGGAGGAGTTTCTAGCATTAAGAGCATAG
- the LOC117633123 gene encoding probable protein S-acyltransferase 3 isoform X1: MVETQDQRQHLAQSKSIGRCTVSCIFVFLTQLVLSLVPRFFSASSFLTQLALSALLLLLFLGFGGWCRRRLLQVRASAPAFVFFNILFIWGFYVSVIRQAVPLLNDAVFSGEVVFLVIGLYSILTSDPGIVTYGSASSDQPLNSSVSQVDNHDEELELPCHESTEGSGLGTRVRYCRSCKAYIKGLDHHCPAFGNCIGQNNHLLFLILLFGFISTEASYLVCASLFAAKSGILDRPSMEPTLSENLAVSTILFMILQLVWQVVFVIWHIYCVCVNIRTDEWIKWKKYPEFQLLVQPQPGQSFANFRFRNPYDKGILQNVEEFLALRA; encoded by the exons ATGGTTGAAACACAAGATCAAAGACAGCACTTGGCTCAGTCCAAGTCAATTGGTCGTTGCACAGTGTCCTGTATCTTCGTCTTCCTCACTCAATTGGTCCTCTCTTTGGTCCCCCGCTTCTTCTCTGCCTCATCCTTTCTCACCCAACTCGCGCTCTCAGCTCTACTGCTTCTGCtgtttctgggttttggtGGATGGTGCAGAAGGAGGCTTCTTCAAGTCCGTGCTTCAGCTCCGGCTTTCGTTTTCTTCAACATTCTCTTTATTTGGGGCTTTTACGTCTCTGTTATCAGACAAG CTGTGCCACTActaaacgacgccgttttcaGCGGTGAGGTTGTGTTCCTCGTCATTGGTCTCTATAG TATACTTACAAGTGACCCTGGCATTGTAACATATGGGTCTGCCTCTTCAGACCAACCTTTGAATAGTTCAGTTTCTCAAGTTGATAATCATGATGAG GAGTTGGAGCTTCCATGTCATGAATCAACTGAA GGTTCTGGTTTGGGGACGAGGGTACGATATTGCAGAAGCTGCAAGGCATACATAAAAGGTCTTGACCACCATTGTCCTGCTTTTGGGAACTGTATAG GCCAAAACAATCATCTCCTTTTCCTAATTCTTCTGTTTGGGTTTATCTCTACTGAAGCTTCTTATTTAGTATGCGCATCACTTT TTGCTGCCAAATCCGGGATCTTAGATAGACCCAGCATGGAG CCTACTCTTTCTGAAAATTTAGCTGTTAGCACAATTCTGTTCATGATTCTCCAACTGGTATGGCAG GTGGTGTTTGTGATATGGCATATATATTGTGTATGCGTCAACATCAGAACTGATGAGTGG aTAAAATGGAAGAAGTATCCAGAGTTCCAACTACTTGTTCAACCCCAGCCAG GGCAAAGCTTTGCGAATTTTAGGTTCAGGAATCCGTATGACAAAGGCATTCTACAGAATGTGGAGGAGTTTCTAGCATTAAGAGCATAG